Proteins from one candidate division WOR-3 bacterium genomic window:
- a CDS encoding C25 family cysteine peptidase, giving the protein MTRHVFAAFALLLVAGLASASWLPVAGGTGGARIAILEQNASRTVFEVTVPGLEQTPVAVESEHFVDIGLPGEVMAVLDEGKPQVPKVSVLLAIPTGAKPTARALVKETKRLIVGNVYPLQPPLIDGQEPGKFVFDRQFYSQDVSYPGYDVRIVETGVWRDLDVANIQVYPVQVNPARGEIEVASRIRVEVEYSAGTYPQTVADWMIPQYAQYIDNFNLLPVRPQDYSAGVRYLVIAHTAHSSNPWLTDSLMGWIKQRGYETRMIAKSSFTAQEIKDSIRAEYNRNTPKTLRFVLLVGEYAEIPMGSYSGVGRSDFWYSDLEPWPSGDNYPEIALGRFSPDSAGDLANQIKKTLKYQKNPPSTANWLEKIRMPTHKEQYPGKYSGCTRGIYFMPKPYYPTVNIDTIMGQFRSNADVTTAINAGVGIVAYRGHGDYTEWWQWEVNNQSWYNSHVDALTNGDMTPVVYNIACNCGDIYQAECLSERWQGKYPGGAVGNFGATQASYTLPNHGICSTLVRATTDTWTITVPGVRNYGPTVYNLAEIKQYGVDAYVAKYWPSSPYPYNIWMYVVLGDPALPVWTGGMPQNATVTRPDSIPLGPYTLNVTVEVGGRPVEGALVCAWKEPDFYVAERTDASGLASLDVNAATAGEVLLTVSEGHAQHSTPGAQHTPILPYEATIRAGGGGTPMPNMRYVSNQVLDPPPGGNNNGRFDPGETGNILVTVRNAGNAQANNVTAVLKSGHAQFVITDPNAVYGNVPAGEQRTNTTDPFTATAGSGIPGGTMVPCTLKLHCDNWGDWTYTFSLQVGEPPMPGMLLMDHDTGYCKLTVSCQGSIGYDLPPADMGSGFCYPKSAASALFYGSVAVGNAETYVADRHFSQPASGTPNTDLVPVDSLRPVVPPVAGDEHFRGSYSDAGHPSAKGLKITQNSYQVASSGYDDFVVVVTDIANNGSSAVNGLYAGVFADFDVGSTPTANVCSSDVSRRFTFMRQTSSANPCVGVKILAPTSYANLAAVDHARYVYPDSAMTDGMKWRFLNGTVVQPNSNRAYDWSVCVSVGPFNLPVGASQRFAFAFCGGADGAQARAHADSAQSWYDRSVGLAEGPVRPGTSPHRVRIQPNPVTDRALVRYHAGQAGLVRISLSDATGRTIATLFSGMAGPGPNEFVWDPGRLAAGVYFLRLEAPDVSGFERVVLAR; this is encoded by the coding sequence ATGACGAGACACGTGTTCGCAGCGTTCGCCCTGCTGCTAGTCGCCGGACTTGCCAGCGCAAGCTGGCTGCCGGTGGCCGGCGGAACCGGCGGAGCGCGCATTGCGATACTCGAGCAGAATGCTTCCCGGACCGTGTTCGAGGTAACCGTGCCCGGTCTGGAGCAGACGCCGGTAGCGGTCGAGTCCGAGCATTTCGTCGACATCGGCCTGCCGGGCGAGGTAATGGCGGTGTTGGATGAGGGCAAGCCTCAAGTCCCGAAGGTTTCGGTGCTCTTGGCAATACCCACAGGAGCAAAGCCCACTGCGCGAGCGCTGGTCAAGGAGACGAAGCGACTGATAGTGGGTAACGTGTATCCTCTGCAGCCACCGCTCATCGATGGCCAGGAACCCGGGAAATTCGTGTTTGACCGGCAGTTCTACTCCCAGGATGTCAGCTATCCGGGCTATGATGTGAGAATTGTGGAAACCGGTGTATGGCGGGACCTGGACGTAGCGAATATCCAGGTGTACCCGGTGCAGGTGAACCCAGCACGAGGTGAGATCGAAGTCGCGTCGCGCATCCGGGTCGAGGTCGAGTATTCCGCTGGGACCTACCCCCAGACAGTCGCAGACTGGATGATACCACAGTATGCCCAGTACATTGACAACTTCAACCTGCTGCCGGTGAGGCCGCAGGACTACAGCGCGGGCGTACGGTACCTGGTGATTGCCCACACCGCGCATTCGAGCAACCCCTGGCTTACAGATTCTCTCATGGGTTGGATCAAGCAGCGTGGTTACGAGACCCGGATGATTGCGAAGTCAAGCTTCACCGCGCAGGAAATAAAGGATTCGATCAGGGCCGAGTACAACCGGAATACACCCAAAACCCTTCGGTTCGTGCTGCTGGTTGGCGAGTACGCCGAGATACCGATGGGCTCGTATTCCGGGGTCGGTCGTTCAGACTTCTGGTATTCAGACCTTGAGCCTTGGCCATCAGGCGATAATTACCCGGAGATTGCCCTTGGTCGGTTCTCACCGGACTCAGCCGGAGACTTGGCGAACCAGATCAAGAAAACACTCAAGTACCAGAAGAACCCGCCTTCAACCGCAAACTGGCTTGAGAAGATAAGAATGCCGACGCACAAGGAGCAGTACCCAGGCAAGTACTCGGGCTGCACCCGGGGCATTTACTTCATGCCCAAGCCATACTACCCGACTGTAAACATTGATACCATCATGGGCCAGTTCCGCTCGAACGCGGATGTAACTACGGCAATCAATGCTGGTGTGGGCATTGTGGCGTACCGCGGCCACGGCGACTACACCGAGTGGTGGCAGTGGGAGGTGAACAATCAGTCGTGGTACAACTCGCACGTTGACGCCTTGACCAACGGTGACATGACACCAGTCGTCTATAACATCGCCTGCAACTGTGGCGACATCTATCAGGCCGAATGCCTGTCCGAGCGTTGGCAAGGCAAGTACCCGGGCGGTGCGGTTGGCAACTTCGGTGCAACCCAGGCATCCTACACGCTACCGAATCACGGAATCTGCTCAACACTTGTCCGAGCTACAACCGATACCTGGACGATAACTGTACCGGGTGTGCGCAACTACGGGCCAACAGTGTACAACCTCGCGGAAATCAAGCAGTACGGAGTTGATGCATACGTGGCGAAGTACTGGCCTTCAAGCCCCTATCCTTACAACATCTGGATGTATGTCGTGCTCGGCGACCCTGCTCTGCCGGTGTGGACCGGTGGCATGCCGCAGAATGCGACCGTGACCAGGCCGGATTCGATACCGCTTGGCCCCTACACTCTGAACGTGACCGTCGAGGTTGGCGGCCGGCCAGTTGAGGGTGCACTGGTATGCGCCTGGAAGGAACCGGACTTCTACGTTGCCGAGCGAACCGACGCCTCGGGTCTTGCGTCGCTGGACGTCAACGCGGCTACGGCCGGCGAGGTACTGCTGACCGTGAGCGAAGGCCACGCCCAGCACTCAACACCCGGAGCCCAGCACACCCCGATACTGCCGTATGAGGCCACGATACGCGCTGGTGGCGGCGGCACACCGATGCCGAACATGCGCTACGTATCGAACCAGGTCCTCGACCCACCACCGGGCGGGAACAACAACGGTCGTTTCGATCCGGGTGAGACCGGAAACATCCTGGTCACAGTTCGCAATGCCGGCAATGCTCAGGCGAACAACGTAACCGCGGTACTCAAATCGGGCCATGCGCAGTTTGTGATTACTGACCCTAACGCGGTGTATGGCAACGTACCTGCAGGCGAGCAACGGACAAACACAACCGACCCGTTCACGGCGACCGCCGGGAGCGGAATACCGGGCGGCACGATGGTACCCTGCACCCTGAAGCTGCACTGCGATAACTGGGGTGACTGGACCTACACCTTCTCGCTTCAGGTCGGCGAACCGCCAATGCCTGGCATGCTTCTTATGGACCACGACACCGGGTACTGCAAGCTGACGGTATCCTGCCAGGGTTCAATCGGCTACGACCTGCCGCCGGCTGATATGGGTTCTGGGTTCTGCTATCCGAAGTCAGCTGCTTCGGCCTTGTTCTACGGCAGCGTCGCAGTGGGCAATGCCGAGACTTACGTGGCTGACCGGCATTTCTCGCAGCCGGCCTCAGGTACACCGAATACTGACCTGGTGCCGGTTGACAGTCTGCGGCCGGTGGTGCCGCCGGTGGCTGGGGATGAGCATTTCCGGGGCAGTTATTCAGACGCGGGCCATCCTTCGGCCAAGGGTCTAAAGATTACCCAGAACAGCTATCAGGTTGCGAGTTCAGGGTACGATGACTTTGTTGTGGTTGTGACCGACATTGCTAACAACGGTAGTTCAGCAGTGAACGGGTTGTATGCTGGTGTGTTTGCGGACTTTGACGTCGGTTCGACGCCGACTGCGAACGTGTGTTCTTCAGACGTTTCACGGCGGTTCACGTTCATGCGTCAGACCTCAAGTGCGAATCCGTGCGTTGGTGTGAAGATCCTAGCGCCGACGTCGTATGCGAATCTGGCCGCGGTTGACCATGCGCGGTACGTGTATCCGGATTCGGCAATGACCGACGGTATGAAGTGGCGGTTCTTGAACGGTACGGTGGTGCAACCGAACTCGAACCGGGCATATGACTGGTCGGTGTGTGTGTCGGTTGGGCCGTTCAATCTACCAGTGGGAGCGAGCCAGCGGTTTGCGTTTGCGTTCTGCGGCGGTGCCGATGGTGCCCAGGCCCGGGCCCATGCGGATTCGGCCCAGTCGTGGTATGACCGCAGCGTTGGTCTGGCTGAGGGACCGGTTCGGCCCGGGACCAGTCCACACCGGGTGAGGATCCAGCCGAACCCGGTCACCGACCGAGCCCTGGTGAGGTATCATGCTGGCCAGGCCGGTCTGGTGAGGATTTCGC
- a CDS encoding ferritin family protein produces the protein MSCTADRRKMPVTYSGPEVMEMAVETERDGRKFYEAVAAETKDPKLKDLFRFLAEEEGRHVTEFQAIARTVRERPQDLAYNWQEAAEYLDAIVESKYFLGSGKSLSLARESRNSGEALDHALGFEKETMLFYTEILQMVSEQVKPAVGRLIAEEKAHIVKLTALRRILKRE, from the coding sequence GTGAGTTGTACCGCAGACAGGAGAAAAATGCCAGTTACCTATTCCGGACCCGAAGTCATGGAAATGGCAGTAGAGACCGAACGCGATGGTAGAAAATTCTACGAGGCGGTTGCGGCGGAAACGAAAGACCCTAAGCTGAAGGACCTTTTCCGATTTCTCGCCGAGGAGGAGGGCAGGCACGTGACCGAGTTTCAGGCGATTGCCCGGACGGTTAGGGAGCGACCACAGGATTTGGCTTACAACTGGCAGGAGGCGGCTGAGTATCTCGATGCAATCGTCGAATCCAAGTACTTCCTGGGCTCAGGCAAGAGTTTGTCCCTTGCCCGGGAGTCAAGAAATTCTGGCGAGGCGCTTGACCATGCACTGGGATTTGAGAAGGAAACCATGCTTTTCTACACTGAGATTCTGCAGATGGTTTCAGAACAGGTGAAACCGGCGGTTGGGCGACTTATTGCTGAAGAAAAAGCACATATCGTAAAACTGACCGCTCTTCGCAGGATACTGAAACGCGAATGA